In Ignatzschineria indica, a single window of DNA contains:
- the pckA gene encoding phosphoenolpyruvate carboxykinase (ATP), whose amino-acid sequence MSQQIIDDLKAQGITATEVIYNPSYDVLFKEETDPSLTGYDKGTVTNLGAVGVDTGIYTGRSPKDKYIVRDETTKDTVWWADSGKGKNDNKPITEEVWAQLKELVLDQLSGKRLFVIDGFCGANEETRLAVRFVTEVAWQAHFVKNMFIRPSEEELKNFKPDFTVLNGAKVTNKNYKEMGLNSETFVAFNLTENMQLIGGTWYGGEMKKGLFSVMNYLLPLKGIASMHCSANVGKDGETAIFFGLSGTGKTTLSTDPNRQLIGDDEHGWDDDGVFNFEGGCYAKTINLSKEHEPEIYGAIRRDALLENVVIKEDGSVDFDDASKTENTRVSYPIYHIENIVEPVSKAGPAKKVIFLTADAFGVIPPVSKLTPEQMQYYFLSGFTSKLAGTERGITEPTPTFSACFGAAFLLLHPTQYAEVLVKRMEEAGASAYLVNTGWNGTGKRISLKDTRNIINSILSGDIDKEETEIIPIFNLEVPKAVANVDSTILDPRNTYADPAEWTEKAEKLAELFENNFDKYTDTPLGAELAKVGPKK is encoded by the coding sequence ATGTCACAACAGATTATTGACGATCTAAAAGCACAAGGTATTACCGCAACAGAAGTTATATACAATCCAAGCTATGATGTTCTTTTCAAGGAAGAGACTGACCCAAGCCTTACAGGCTATGATAAAGGGACTGTCACAAACCTAGGTGCCGTCGGTGTAGATACTGGTATTTATACAGGTCGCTCGCCTAAAGATAAATATATTGTCCGTGATGAAACAACTAAAGATACCGTTTGGTGGGCAGATTCCGGTAAAGGAAAAAATGACAATAAACCTATTACTGAAGAGGTATGGGCACAATTAAAAGAGCTTGTTCTTGATCAGTTATCAGGCAAACGCCTCTTTGTCATCGATGGTTTCTGTGGTGCTAACGAAGAGACGCGTCTTGCAGTTCGCTTCGTAACGGAAGTTGCATGGCAAGCGCACTTTGTAAAAAATATGTTTATTCGCCCAAGCGAAGAAGAGCTTAAAAACTTTAAGCCTGATTTCACTGTTCTCAATGGCGCAAAAGTAACTAACAAGAACTACAAAGAGATGGGTCTTAACTCTGAAACCTTCGTTGCATTCAACTTGACTGAAAATATGCAGTTGATTGGGGGCACATGGTACGGTGGCGAGATGAAGAAAGGTCTCTTCTCTGTCATGAACTACCTTCTCCCATTAAAAGGCATCGCTTCAATGCACTGCTCTGCAAACGTAGGTAAAGATGGTGAGACAGCGATCTTCTTCGGTCTTTCAGGAACCGGTAAAACAACTCTCTCAACTGACCCCAATCGCCAATTAATTGGGGATGATGAGCATGGTTGGGATGATGATGGTGTTTTCAACTTTGAAGGGGGTTGCTATGCAAAAACAATCAACCTTTCAAAAGAGCATGAACCTGAGATCTACGGTGCTATCCGCCGTGATGCGCTTCTTGAAAACGTTGTTATTAAAGAAGATGGTTCTGTTGATTTTGATGATGCATCAAAAACTGAGAATACACGTGTCTCTTACCCGATCTACCATATCGAAAATATTGTAGAGCCTGTTTCAAAAGCAGGTCCTGCGAAGAAAGTAATCTTCTTAACAGCAGATGCTTTCGGTGTTATCCCACCAGTATCAAAATTAACGCCTGAGCAGATGCAATACTACTTCCTTTCAGGCTTTACCTCTAAACTTGCAGGTACTGAGCGTGGTATCACTGAGCCAACACCAACATTCTCAGCATGTTTCGGTGCGGCATTCCTTCTTCTTCACCCAACACAATACGCTGAAGTATTAGTAAAACGTATGGAAGAAGCAGGTGCATCAGCATACTTAGTAAATACAGGCTGGAATGGTACTGGTAAACGTATCTCTCTTAAAGATACACGTAATATCATCAACTCTATCTTAAGTGGTGATATCGATAAAGAAGAGACAGAAATTATTCCAATCTTCAATCTTGAAGTACCTAAAGCAGTTGCTAATGTTGACTCAACAATCTTAGATCCACGTAATACTTACGCAGATCCAGCTGAGTGGACAGAGAAAGCAGAAAAACTTGCTGAACTCTTTGAAAATAACTTTGACAAGTATACAGACACACCATTAGGTGCAGAACTTGCTAAAGTAGGTCCTAAGAAGTAA